A single region of the Metarhizium brunneum chromosome 6, complete sequence genome encodes:
- the GFA1 gene encoding Glutamine--fructose-6-phosphate aminotransferase: MNANSFSPQNSGIFGYINYLVEKDRKFILDTLINGLSRLEYRGYDSAGLAVDGDKKNEVYAFKEVGKVAKLKALIDESNVELTKIFDSHAGIAHTRWATHGPPSTVNCHPHRSDPTWEFSIVHNGIITNYKELKTLLSAKGFKFETETDTECIAKLTKYIYDQQPQIGFTDLAKAVISELEGAYGLLIKSVHYPHEVIAARKGSPLVIGVKTQRRMKVDFVDVEYADDNTPLPAEAASQNVALKKNATDFLSPSNSLLGAPDKSLLHRSQSRAFMTDDGMPMPTEFFLSSDPSAIVEHTKKVLYLEDDDIAHIHEGSLNIHRLKKADGSSNVRAIQTLELELQEIMKGKFDHYMQKEIFEQPESVVNTMRGRLDINAKTVTLGGLRSYISTIRRSRRIIFIACGTSYHSCMAVRGIFEELAEIPISVELASDFLDREAPVFRDDTCVFVSQSGETADSLMALRYCLERGALTVGIVNVVGSSISLLTHCGVHVNAGPEIGVASTKAYTSQFIAMVMFALSLSEDRASKKERREEIMQGLANVSSQIKTILELDKPIKEMCEKVFRNQKSLLLLGRGSQFSTALEGALKIKEISYLHCEAVMSGELKHGVLALVDANMPIIMILTRDEIFKKSLNAYQQVIAREGKPIILCNPDDPEFKNSEAQKIEIPKTVDCLQGLLNVVPLQLIAYWLAVLEGLNVDFPRNLAKSVTVE; this comes from the exons ATGAATGCTAACAGCTTCTCCCCCCAAAACAGTGGCATCTTTGGATACATCAACTATCTGGTGGAGAAGGACCGCAAGTTCATTCTCGATACCTTGATCAACG GCCTCTCCCGTCTCGAGTACCGAGGATATGACTCTGCCGGTTTAGCAGTCGACGGAGACAAGAAGAACGAGGTCTACGCCTTCAAAGAGGTTGGCAAGGTTGCTAAGCTCAAGGCTCTTATTGACGAGTCCAATGTCGAGCTCACCAAGATCTTCGATTCGCATGCCGGTATCGCTCATACTCGATGGGCTACCCACGGTCCTCCGTCGACAGTCAATTGCCATCCTCACCG TTCGGACCCTACCTGGGAATTCAGCATCGTTCACAATGGCATCATTACCAACTACAAGGAGCTTAAGACGCTTCTGAGTGCTAAGGGCTTCAAATTCGAAACCGAGACGGATACGGAATGCATTGCCAAGCTCACCAAGTATATTTACGACCAACAGCCTCAAATTGGCTTCacagacttggccaaggctgtcatATCGGAACTTGAGGGAGCTTATGGCTTGTTGATCAAGTCCGTCCACTACCCACATGAGGTCATTGCCGCCCGTAAGGGTTCGCCGCTTGTTATTGGCGTCAAGACTCAGCGACGCATGAAGGTCGACTTTGTTGATGTCGAGTACGCTGATGACAACACTCCTCTCCCCGCAGAGGCCGCGTCTCAGAACGTTGCCCTGAAGAAGAATGCCACCGACTTCCTCTCTCCTTCCAACAGCTTGCTTGGAGCTCCCGACAAGTCTCTTCTGCACCGCTCACAGTCCCGTGCCTTCATGACCGACGATggcatgcccatgcccacCGAGTTCTTCCTCTCGTCCGATCCTTCGGCCATTGTTGAACATACCAAGAAGGTCTTGTATCTTGAGGACGATGACATTGCTCACATCCATGAGGGCTCCCTCAACATTCATCGTCTGAAGAAGGCCGACGGTAGCTCCAACGTCCGTGCTATTCAGActcttgagcttgagctCCAGGAGATCATGAAGGGCAAGTTTGACCACTACATGCAGAAGGAGATTTTCGAGCAGCCCGAGTCCgtcgtcaacaccatgcGTGGCCGTCTCGACATCAATGCCAAGACTGTCACTTTGGGCGGATTGAGGTCGTATATTTCAACCATTCGCCGCTCCCGAAGAATTATATTCATTGCCTGTGGCACCAGTTACCACTCCTGCATGGCCGTCCGCGGTATTTTTGAAGAGCTTGCTGAGATCCCCATCTCTGTGGAATTGGCTTCCGACTTCCTCGATAGAGAGGCCCCTGTATTCCGTGACGACACTTGCGTGTTTGTCTCACAGTCCGGTGAAACCGCCGATTCGCTGATGGCTTTGCGTTACTGCTTGGAGCGTGGCGCTTTGACGGTTGGTATTGTCAATGTTGTCGGCTCCTCCATCTCTCTTCTTACCCACTGCGGTGTCCACGTCAACGCCGGCCCCGAGATCGGTGTTGCCTCCACCAAGGCCTACACCTCTCAGTTCATTGCCATGGTCATGTTCGCTTTGTCCCTGAGCGAGGACCGGGCTTCCAAGAAAGAGCGTCGCGAGGAAATTATGCAAGGTCTCGCCAATGTGTCCAGCCAGATCAAGACCATTTTGGAATTGGACAAGCCCATCAAGGAGATGTGTGAGAAGGTCTTCAGGAACCAAAAGtcgcttctccttcttggtcGCGGTAGCCAGTTCTCTACTGCTCTCGAGGGTGCgctcaagatcaaggaaATTTCCTACCTCCACTGTGAGGCTGTTATGTCTGGTGAACTAAAGCACGGTGTGTTGGCCTTGGTCGATGCCAATATGCCTATCATTATGATCCTCACTCGTGATGAGATTTTCAAGAAGTCTCTCAATGCCTATCAGCAAG TCATTGCACGTGAAGGAAAACCCATCATCCTTTGCAACCCTGACGATCCCGAGTTTAAGAACTCGGAAGCTCAGAAAATTGAGATCCCTAAGACTGTTGATTGCCTTCAAGGACTTCTCAACGTCGTTCCCTTGCAGCTGATTGCTTACTGGCTGGCTGTTCTTGAGGGCCTCAATGTTGATTTCCCTCGCAACCTGGCCAAGTCTGTTACTGTCGAGTAA
- the PRE4 gene encoding Proteasome subunit beta type-7, translated as MDHRPQAWGRPRDDIYGAYDASFMNSNGPTTHTQQPIVTGTSVIAIKFKDGVVIAADNLASYGSLARFTDVKRLRPFADASVVGFSGDISDMQYLDRHLTDLALTEAYDSPDSARLNASNLHRYLSKLLYRRRSKFDPLWNHLLVAGLDDKGAPFLAAADLLGTTYSAPSLATGFGAMLAQPVMRRYAPDEESAAKLTREEAVDIIKECMKVLFYRDARSLDSYSLAIVTKDGVELKENQKLEDQSWAFAERIRGYGTQTV; from the exons ATGGATCACCGACCGCAAGCATGGGGCAGG CCCAGAGATGACATTTACGGTGCATACGACGCCTCATTCATGAACAGCAATGGCCCTACGACACACACCCAGCAGCCTATCGTCACGGGAACGTCCGTCATTGCCATCAAGTTCAAAGACGGTGTCGTCATTGCAGCCGACAACCTGG CGTCGTACGGCTCCCTCGCCCGCTTCACCGACGTCAAACGTCTCCGCCCCTTTGCTGATGCCTCGGTCGTTGGCTTCAGCGGCGACATCTCGGACATGCAGTACCTCGACCGCCACCTAACCGATCTCGCCCTCACCGAGGCCTACGACTCTCCCGACTCGGCGCGGCTCAACGCCTCCAATTTGCACCGCTACCTCTCCAAGCTCCTCTACCGCCGACGCTCCAAGTTCGACCCTCTGTGGAACCACCTCCTAGTAGCAggcctcgacgacaaggGCGCTCCGTTCCTCGCTGCGGCAGATTTGCTCGGAACAACGTATTCTGCACCCAGCCTTGCTACAGGGTTCGGTGCCATGCTCGCTCAGCCAGTGATGCGACGTTACGCTCCTGACGAGGAGTCCGCGGCAAAGCTGACTCGCGAGGAAGCTGTGGATATCATCAAGGAGTGCATGAAGGTTCTATTCTACAGAGATGCCAGAAGTCTGGACAGTTACTCACTGGCTATTGTTACCAAGGACGGTGTGGAGCTGAAGGAGAATCAGAAGCTGGAGGATCAGAGCTGGGCGTTTGCCGAGAGAATCAGGGGATATGGAACACAGACCGTTTGA